A single region of the Manihot esculenta cultivar AM560-2 chromosome 12, M.esculenta_v8, whole genome shotgun sequence genome encodes:
- the LOC110627701 gene encoding thioredoxin-like protein YLS8 has translation MSYLLPHLHSGWAVDQAILAEEERLVVIRFGHDWDETCMQMDEVLASVAETIKNFAVMYLVDITEVPDFNTMYELYDPSTVMFFFRNKHIMIDLGTGNNNKINWALKDKQEFIDIIETVYRGARKGRGLVIAPKDYSTKYRY, from the exons ATGTCGTACCTGCTTCCTCATTTGCATTCAGGATGGGCCGTAGATCAGGCAATCTTAGCGGAGGAAGAACGCCTCGTCGTTATCCGCTTCGGCCACGACTGGGATGAGACCTGCATGCAG ATGGATGAAGTGCTTGCATCAGTTGCTGAGACGATAAAGAACTTTGCAGTCATGTACCTTGTGGACATAACGGAGGTGCCTGATTTCAACACAATGTATGAGCTATATGATCCATCCACTGTTATGTTCTTCTTCAGAAACAAACACATTATGATAGATCTTGGAACTGGAAATAACAACAAAATCAATTGGGCTCTCAAGGACAAGCAGGAGTTCATTGACATTATTGAGACTGTATACCGTGGTGCAAGGAAGGGTCGTGGTTTGGTTATTGCCCCAAAAGATTACTCCACCAAGTACCGCTACTAA
- the LOC110628464 gene encoding rhomboid-like protein 14, mitochondrial encodes MERSGGRFSRGLLPLLAFQTVAEYYRLPWKPPVTAGLLAANTLIYLRPAFLHPILPSIHEVWFNPYLILKYRDMKRFFLSPFYHVGEPHLVYNMLSLLWKGIQLETSMGSSEFASMVAALLTMSQGITLLLAKSLLLFFDYEKPFYSEYAVGFSGVLFAMKVVLNSQSENYTYVHGLVVPARYAAWAELVLIQIFVPGVSFLGHLGGILAGILYLKLKGSFSGLDPLTSVVRNLTGILSWPLKFMKGLLRLRRPRISGRGTVGGSQAGRTVSGVWRCQACTFDNSVWLSVCEMCGTSRGHSGFSSSQSQHQYDNLTLAEIRRRRIERFGR; translated from the exons ATGGAGAGAAGCGGTGGCAGGTTTTCAAGGGGACTGTTGCCGTTGTTGGCATTTCAAACGGTGGCCGAGTACTATAGGCTGCCATGGAAACCACCTGTCACGGCAGGGCTTCTTGCAGCCAACACTCTCATCTATTTGAGGCCTGCTTTTCTCCATCCTATCCTCCCTTCTATTCATGAGGTCTGGTTCAATCCCTATCTCATTCTCAAG TATAGGGACATGAAACGTTTCTTCCTCTCACCATTCTACCACGTTGGGGAGCCTCATCTGGTGTACAACATGCTGTCTCTTTTGTGGAAGGGTATCCAGTTGGAAACTTCAATGGGAAGTTCTGAATTTGCATCTATGGTTGCTGCACTGCTTACTATGTCCCAGGGCATCACGCTGCTACTAGCAAAGTCCCTTCTCTTGTTCTTTGACTATGAAAAGCCTTTCTATTCTGAGTATGCTGTTGGGTTCTCTGGTGTTCTCTTTGCAATGAAAGTCGTCCTTAATTCTCAGTCTGAAAACTATACATATGTGCATGGACTGGTGGTACCAGCGCGCTATGCTGCATGGGCTGAATTGGTTCTTATTCAAATTTTTGTTCCTGGGGTCTCATTTCTGGGCCACCTCGGTGGAATACTTGCCGGAATTCTCTATTTGAAGTTGAAAGGATCATTTTCAGGTCTAGACCCATTGACTTCAGTCGTAAGAAATCTTACAGGCATATTGAGCTGGCCTTTGAAGTTTATGAAAGGCTTACTTAGACTAAGGCGGCCACGGATTTCTGGTAGGGGAACTGTGGGAGGGAGTCAGGCAGGAAGGACGGTATCAGGGGTATGGAGGTGTCAAGCATGTACTTTTGATAATTCTGTTTGGTTAAGTGTATGTGAGATGTGCGGGACAAGTCGAGGCCACAGTGGATTTTCATCCAGCCAATCTCAACATCAGTATGACAACCTAACATTGGCAGAAATACGTCGAAGGAGGATTGAAAGGTTTGGTCGATGA
- the LOC110628465 gene encoding proline-rich receptor-like protein kinase PERK1 isoform X1, with amino-acid sequence MISRSNEFKKKIMEISRYLVELLGYCSEGSNRLLVYEIVSNNSLQFHLHGKGKFKNNIRWVIRMKMAIGQPKLIHGNMKLNNILLQENFEPKISDYYYHRFPSVYNANRNLGYVAPEYMNDGEITTKFDVFSFGIILLQLITLLKTKMALAITCLYGLRLNSKEL; translated from the exons ATGATCAGCAGAAGCAATGAATTTAAGAAGAAGATTATGGAAATTAGTCGTTATCTTGTAGAGCTACTTGGATACTGCAGTGAAGGATCCAATCGATTACTTGTTTATGAGATTGTTTCCAACAACTCCTTGCAATTTCATTTACATG GAAAAGGAAAATTCAAGAACAATATCCGTTGGGTAATCAGAATGAAAATGGCCATAG gtCAGCCTAAGTTGATACATGGAAATATGAAATTGAATAACATTCTTCTCCAGGAAAACTTTGAACCAAAG atTTCAGATTATTATTATCATCGTTTTCCGTCTGTCTATAATGCAAACAGAAATTTGGG CTATGTAGCTCCTGAGTATATGAATGATGGAGAGATTACTACTAAATTTGATGTCTTTTCCTTTGGGATCATACTTCTGCAATTGATTACTCTGTTGAAAACAAAGATGGCATTAGCAATAACTTGTCTATATGG GCTGCGCCTCAACTCAAAAGAGCTGTAG